A region from the Medicago truncatula cultivar Jemalong A17 chromosome 6, MtrunA17r5.0-ANR, whole genome shotgun sequence genome encodes:
- the LOC25495351 gene encoding phenolic glucoside malonyltransferase 1, translated as MESSTSPIKVHQVLSIAPQNETFPTTFPLTFFDTLWVRLPPVERLFFYELPNVSTTSFFDSILPNLKHSLELTLQHFLLLVGNIIWPQDSSHPIINYVPSDSIPLIVAESNENFNILCSNLCEVEKRKNLIPSLEISHEKASIISLQVTFFPNHGFCIGITTHHAAVDGKSSTLFMKAWSYFCSNLEKNTPSLFLPQNLTPFFDRSIIKDPLGINEIHSKKWMNFGGETNNRSLKVWQTISATKGEAIKGLFELSLLDIQKLKKYAQSKVENKKVSTFAVTCAYLLSLGVKVDQQKPNKAFLVFAVDCRSRLDPPINENYFGNCIVSRLVVHETEALLEDGGFISALKGIIDVLNDLENGVLNGLENWMSMMQSKTSRTDETYKIFSITGSPRFEVYSFDFGWGKPKKVDVTSVDRPGAFYLSGNRNNDGGIEIGLTLNKQQMEDFARLFVQGLESL; from the coding sequence ATGGAATCATCAACATCTCCAATCAAAGTTCATCAAGTTCTTTCAATAGCACCACAAAATGAAACCTTTCCAACCACTTTTCCCTTAACTTTCTTTGACACACTATGGGTAAGACTCCCACCAGTTGAACGTCTCTTCTTCTATGAACTCCCAAATGTATCAACCACTTCTTTCTTTGATTCAATTCTTCCAAATCTCAAACACTCTCTTGAACTCACACTCCAACACTTCCTCCTTCTTGTTGGTAACATCATATGGCCACAAGATTCATCACATCCCATCATCAACTATGTCCCTAGTGATTCCATTCCCTTAATTGTAGCTGAGTCAAAtgaaaatttcaatattttatgtTCCAATCTTTGTGaagttgaaaaaagaaaaaacttaatcCCAAGTTTGGAAATTTCACATGAAAAAGCATCAATTATTTCACTACAAGTCACTTTTTTTCCTAACCATGGATTTTGTATTGGTATAACCACACACCATGCAGCTGTTGATGGAAAATCTTCAACCTTGTTTATGAAAGCTTGGTCTTATTTTTGTTCCAACCTTGAAAAAAACACACCCTCTTTGTTTTTACCTCAAAATCTAACACCTTTTTTTGATAGGTCCATTATAAAAGACCCTTTAGGAATAAAtgaaattcattcaaaaaaatggATGAATTTTGGTGGAGAAACAAATAATCGTAGCTTAAAGGTTTGGCAAACAATAAGTGCAACAAAAGGTGAAGCAATCAAAGGTTTGTTTGAATTATCACTTTTGGATATTCAAAAGCTTAAGAAATATGCACAATCTAAGgttgaaaataaaaaggtttCAACTTTTGCGGTTACATGTGCTTATTTGTTGTCATTAGGGGTTAAAGTTGACCAACAAAAACCCAATAAGGCATTTTTGGTTTTTGCTGTTGATTGTAGGTCACGCTTGGATCCACcaattaatgaaaattattttgggAATTGTATTGTGTCAAGATTAGTTGTGCATGAAACTGAGGCATTGTTGGAAGATGGTGGGTTTATTAGTGCTCTTAAAGGGATAATTGATGTGTTGAATGATTTGGAAAATGGTGTGTTAAATGGTTTGGAAAATTGGATGTCAATGATGCAATCTAAAACATCTAGAACGGATGAGACTTATAAGATTTTTTCTATTACCGGGTCACCTAGGTTTGAGGTGTATAGTTTTGATTTTGGGTGGGGTAAGCCTAAGAAAGTTGATGTTACTTCGGTTGATAGACCAGGAGCTTTTTATCTTTCGGGAAATAGGAATAATGATGGTGGAATTGAGATTGGTTTGACTTTGAACAAGCAACAAATGGAAGATTTTGCTCGACTTTTTGTTCAAGGACTTGAATCCTTGTAA